In one Myxocyprinus asiaticus isolate MX2 ecotype Aquarium Trade chromosome 1, UBuf_Myxa_2, whole genome shotgun sequence genomic region, the following are encoded:
- the LOC127445377 gene encoding huntingtin-interacting protein K, with protein MAAEGDVDLDLEAEENCTGKPTEKPRKHDSGAADLERVTDYAEEKEISSSNLETAMSVIGDRRSREQKAKQEREKELAKVTIKKEDVELIMGEMEIPRALAERSLREHMGNVVEALIALTN; from the exons ATGGCGGCTGAGGGAGATGTGGATTTGGATTTAGAGGCTGAGGAAAACTGCACGGGAAAACCCACAGAAAAGCCTCGCAAACATGATAGTGGAGCTGCTGATCTGGAAAGAGTTACCGACTATGCGGAGGAAAAAGAAATATCCAGTTCGAATTTGGAAACG GCCATGTCCGTGATCGGAGACAGAAGGTCCAGAGAACAGAAGGCAAAACAGGAAAG AGAAAAAGAATTGGCTAAAGTAACAATAAAGAAGGAAGATGTGGAGCTCATT ATGGGAGAGATGGAGATTCCCAGAGCATTGGCAGAGCGCAGTCTGAGAGAACACATGGGCAATGTTGTTGAGGCATTGATTGCACTGACCAACTGA